The following coding sequences lie in one Arabidopsis thaliana chromosome 3, partial sequence genomic window:
- a CDS encoding Ribosomal L27e protein family (Ribosomal L27e protein family; FUNCTIONS IN: structural constituent of ribosome; INVOLVED IN: translation, ribosome biogenesis; LOCATED IN: cytosolic ribosome, ribosome, cytosolic large ribosomal subunit; EXPRESSED IN: 23 plant structures; EXPRESSED DURING: 13 growth stages; CONTAINS InterPro DOMAIN/s: Ribosomal protein L27e, conserved site (InterPro:IPR018262), Ribosomal protein L27e (InterPro:IPR001141); BEST Arabidopsis thaliana protein match is: Ribosomal L27e protein family (TAIR:AT4G15000.1); Has 765 Blast hits to 765 proteins in 292 species: Archae - 0; Bacteria - 0; Metazoa - 342; Fungi - 149; Plants - 139; Viruses - 0; Other Eukaryotes - 135 (source: NCBI BLink).) — translation MVKFLKQNKAVILLQGRYAGKKAVIIKSFDDGTSDRRYGHCLVAGLKKYPSKVIRKDSAKKTAKKSRVKCFIKLVNYQHLMPTRYTLDVDLKEVATLDALKSKDKKVTALKEAKAKLEERFKTGKNRWFFTKLRF, via the coding sequence ATGGTGAAGTTTCTGAAGCAGAACAAAGCGGTGATCCTCCTTCAAGGCCGTTACGCCGGCAAAAAGGCAGTGATCATCAAATCCTTCGATGACGGAACCAGTGACCGTCGTTACGGACACTGCCTCGTCGCCGGACTGAAGAAGTACCCGAGCAAAGTCATCCGCAAAGACTCAGCGAAGAAGACGGCGAAGAAATCAAGAGTGAAATGTTTCATCAAGCTCGTGAATTACCAGCATCTGATGCCTACACGTTACACGCTCGATGTAGATCTGAAGGAAGTAGCGACTCTTGATGCTCTTAAGAGTAAGGATAAGAAGGTGACTGCTTTAAAGGAAGCTAAGGCTAAGCTTGAGGAACGTTTCAAGACTGGGAAGAACAGGTGGTTCTTTACTAAGCTCAGGTTCTGA
- the PCC1 gene encoding pathogen and circadian controlled 1 (PATHOGEN AND CIRCADIAN CONTROLLED 1 (PCC1); FUNCTIONS IN: molecular_function unknown; INVOLVED IN: response to fungus, response to bacterium; LOCATED IN: plasma membrane; EXPRESSED IN: 20 plant structures; EXPRESSED DURING: 13 growth stages; BEST Arabidopsis thaliana protein match is: unknown protein (TAIR:AT3G22235.2); Has 49 Blast hits to 49 proteins in 2 species: Archae - 0; Bacteria - 0; Metazoa - 0; Fungi - 0; Plants - 49; Viruses - 0; Other Eukaryotes - 0 (source: NCBI BLink).) yields the protein MNQSAQNYFSVQKPSETSSGPYTSPPPIGYPTRDAVVGDPPAAAVETNSKGVNPEAIMSCFSTCMECIFCCGVCSSLCTSE from the exons ATGAATCAATCCGCGCAAAATTACTTTTCCG TGCAAAAACCTTCAGAGACTTCATCAGGGCCGTACACAAGTCCGCCACCAATTGGTTATCCGACTAGAGATGCGGTGGTGGGTGATCCTCCGGCAGCAGCAGTGGAGACAAACTCCAAGGGCGTCAACCCCGAAGCCATAATGAGTTGTTTTAG TACTTGTATGGAGTGTATCTTCTGCTGCGGCGTATGCTCCAGCCTCTGTACATCAGAGTAA
- a CDS encoding cysteine-rich TM module stress tolerance protein (FUNCTIONS IN: molecular_function unknown; INVOLVED IN: biological_process unknown; BEST Arabidopsis thaliana protein match is: pathogen and circadian controlled 1 (TAIR:AT3G22231.1); Has 122 Blast hits to 122 proteins in 11 species: Archae - 0; Bacteria - 0; Metazoa - 0; Fungi - 0; Plants - 122; Viruses - 0; Other Eukaryotes - 0 (source: NCBI BLink).) — protein sequence MNQSAQNYFSVQKPSETSSGPYTSPPPIGYPTRDAVVGDPPAAAVETNSKGVNPEGCCAAICCCCVLDACF from the exons ATGAATCAATCCGCGCAAAATTACTTTTCCG TGCAAAAACCTTCAGAGACTTCATCAGGGCCGTACACAAGTCCGCCACCAATTGGTTATCCGACTAGAGATGCGGTGGTGGGTGATCCTCCGGCAGCAGCAGTGGAGACAAACTCCAAGGGCGTCAACCCCGAAGGATg TTGTGCTGCCATATGCTGCTGTTGTGTCCTGGATGCATGCTTCTGA